In the genome of uncultured Sphaerochaeta sp., the window GGATCTTCGATGGAGGACTCCACCGGAAGGAACATTCTTTCTTCCCAATAGGAGGCCTTATGGATGCGCAGCGATGCGGTTTCGTACCACTGCAGGTTGCGCATGGACTCCAGATTTGCTCCCATGAGCAGGGAGTCCACGAAGATGTACATCATCAGCCCCATAGCTATGGCTATGGAGGTGATGAGGGTTCTCCGCTTGTATCGCAGCAGGTTCTTGGCCGCAAGTTCCAAGATGAATTTCATCAGGCTCTCCTTTCATCACTGACAATGGTGCCATCATGAAGTTGTACCAGACGTGTGGCATAATCCATGACCATCTGGTCGTGGGTGGAGAAGATGAACGTGGTTCCATACTTCTCGTTCATCCGTTTCATGAGTTTGAGAATCTCTTCCCCGGTCTTGGAGTCGAGGTTTGCCGTAGGCTCATCGGCAAGGATGATCTGGGGCTGTTTGACCAATGCCCGTGCGATGGCAATCCGCTGTTGCTGGCCACCGCTGAGTTTTGCCGGTCGTCTGTGTTCCATGCCTGCCAGCCCTACTTCCTTGAGCACCTCCATGGTCCGCCTCTCGATTTCGCTCTTGTTCACATCCAGAAGGGAGAGGACGAAAGAGACATTCTCGTAGGCGGAGAGCACCGGGATCAGATTGTAGGTCTGGAAAATGAAGCCAAGGTTGTTTCTCCGGAAGGTGGTCTTCTCTGTTTTGCCCATCCCGCTGATCGGAATGTCATTGAT includes:
- a CDS encoding ABC transporter ATP-binding protein, yielding MIKVDKVSRNYKSGESVVKALKQVSLEVGKGEFLSIAGPSGSGKTTLLNLIGCIDAIDEGEIFINDIPISGMGKTEKTTFRRNNLGFIFQTYNLIPVLSAYENVSFVLSLLDVNKSEIERRTMEVLKEVGLAGMEHRRPAKLSGGQQQRIAIARALVKQPQIILADEPTANLDSKTGEEILKLMKRMNEKYGTTFIFSTHDQMVMDYATRLVQLHDGTIVSDERRA